In a single window of the Micromonospora inositola genome:
- a CDS encoding LysR family transcriptional regulator — protein sequence MLDVRRMQLLRTVVTSGSVTAAARELGYTASAVSQQMAALEKEAGIALLERTGRGVRPTDAGRLLAEYAARIGKHVAEAETALADLRAGRTGRVTFSYFATAGASLVAPALARLRQEHPGVRVELKLADPEDPLPEVKEGRADLALVVRPPDRLPTDGIRFVHLLDDGYRAVLPAGHRLAGKRVLDLADLADEPWVGSEWPGPCLDAILDACDSAGFSPRTVVQSEDYATAQGFVAAGLGVSLVPQLGLGGRHPGVVVRKVRNPVPVRAIYAAVRESSPVQPALRGLLDALRQAATAGPTDH from the coding sequence ATGCTTGATGTGCGGCGCATGCAGTTGCTGCGGACGGTGGTCACCAGCGGTTCGGTCACCGCGGCGGCGCGGGAGCTCGGCTACACCGCCTCCGCCGTCAGCCAGCAGATGGCGGCGCTGGAGAAGGAGGCCGGGATCGCCCTGCTGGAGCGGACCGGCCGGGGGGTCCGGCCCACGGACGCCGGCCGGCTGCTCGCCGAGTACGCCGCCCGGATCGGCAAACACGTCGCCGAGGCGGAAACCGCGCTCGCCGACCTGCGCGCCGGGCGGACCGGGCGGGTCACGTTCTCCTACTTCGCCACCGCCGGAGCCAGCCTCGTCGCCCCCGCCCTCGCCCGGCTGCGCCAGGAACACCCGGGCGTACGGGTCGAGCTCAAGCTGGCCGATCCCGAGGACCCGCTGCCGGAGGTGAAGGAGGGTCGGGCCGACCTGGCCCTGGTGGTCCGGCCGCCGGACCGGCTGCCCACCGACGGCATCCGGTTCGTGCACCTGCTCGACGACGGCTACCGCGCCGTGCTGCCCGCCGGACACCGGCTGGCAGGCAAGCGGGTCCTCGACCTGGCCGACCTCGCCGACGAGCCGTGGGTTGGCAGCGAATGGCCGGGCCCCTGCCTGGACGCCATCCTCGACGCCTGCGACTCGGCCGGCTTCAGCCCACGGACCGTGGTTCAGAGCGAGGACTACGCCACCGCGCAGGGGTTCGTCGCCGCCGGTCTCGGCGTCAGCCTGGTGCCACAGCTGGGGCTGGGTGGCCGCCATCCCGGCGTGGTCGTCCGCAAGGTCCGCAACCCGGTGCCGGTCCGGGCGATCTACGCGGCCGTGCGCGAGTCGTCACCGGTCCAGCCGGCGCTGCGCGGGCTGCTCGACGCGTTGCGCCAGGCGGCGACCGCCGGGCCGACCGACCACTAG
- a CDS encoding alpha/beta hydrolase, which yields MDPSRLHPQARAAMQVQQRVPLTRATLPAARLSMVRATPAEVGSAPAIRSVVTFDAGGVPARLYRDADHDAMPVVLYAHGGGWVMGSVDTHDGLCRHLAAASGWAVLSVDYRLAPEYPYPAAVDDMTRALTWLRGPGAARHGLDPGRIAVAGDSVGGHLAAVTARRARDAGIRLAGQILICPVIDPAADYPALDEYGLDREEMRFFWDAFAPPGVDRTQPDLDPLRADLTGLPPAVVITAELDLLSAEGERYAARLLAAGVPVTAARYQGLIHNFPRKLALFDAAHVALAQLAAALNRW from the coding sequence GTGGACCCCAGCCGGCTGCACCCGCAGGCGCGGGCGGCGATGCAAGTCCAGCAGCGTGTCCCGCTCACCCGGGCGACCCTGCCGGCGGCACGGCTCAGCATGGTCCGGGCGACTCCGGCCGAGGTGGGCAGCGCACCGGCGATCCGGTCCGTGGTGACTTTCGACGCCGGCGGCGTGCCCGCCCGCCTCTACCGCGACGCCGATCACGACGCAATGCCGGTCGTCCTCTATGCGCACGGCGGCGGCTGGGTGATGGGCAGCGTGGACACCCACGACGGGCTGTGCCGGCACCTGGCGGCCGCGTCGGGCTGGGCCGTGCTCTCCGTGGACTACCGGCTCGCCCCCGAGTATCCGTACCCGGCTGCGGTGGACGACATGACGCGCGCGCTCACCTGGCTGCGCGGGCCCGGGGCGGCTCGGCACGGCCTCGACCCGGGCCGGATAGCGGTGGCCGGTGACTCCGTGGGAGGGCACCTTGCGGCGGTGACCGCTCGGCGCGCCCGGGATGCGGGGATCCGTCTTGCGGGACAGATCCTCATCTGCCCGGTCATCGACCCCGCGGCCGACTATCCGGCCCTGGACGAGTACGGCCTGGACCGGGAGGAGATGCGGTTCTTCTGGGACGCGTTCGCCCCACCCGGCGTGGACCGTACACAGCCGGATCTGGACCCACTGCGGGCCGACCTCACCGGCCTGCCCCCCGCCGTGGTCATCACCGCCGAACTCGACCTGTTGTCCGCCGAGGGTGAACGGTACGCGGCCAGGCTGCTGGCGGCCGGCGTTCCCGTCACCGCAGCCCGGTACCAGGGGCTCATCCACAACTTCCCGCGGAAACTGGCCCTGTTCGACGCCGCCCATGTCGCCCTGGCCCAGTTGGCCGCCGCGCTGAACCGTTGGTGA
- a CDS encoding DMT family transporter, whose product MAVLALLWGSGFLWIKIALTGGLTPLQITVIRCVLGAAVLLVLAGSAGQRLPRDRRTWGHLGVAALFCNTLPFFLFSVGEQTVDSGVAGVLNATTPLWSLLIGLALGTDRGLRPLRLTGLLLGFAGTLLIFAPWQQSGLTSWGALALLAAAASYAIAFAYMARHLTGPGSARFALSAAQLLAATGLTTLALPVAPAPVDPTAVAVLAVVVLGVFGTGVTFYLNYLLIADEGPTSAATVGYLLPVVSVTLGAIVLGESLDARVIAGMAVVLVGVGLTRGRPHRPDPTTTADTATATATAARRTHGGAHSSTE is encoded by the coding sequence ATGGCCGTCCTCGCCCTGCTGTGGGGATCGGGCTTCCTCTGGATCAAGATCGCCCTGACCGGTGGCCTGACCCCGCTGCAGATCACGGTGATCCGCTGCGTGCTCGGCGCCGCCGTACTCCTGGTGCTGGCCGGTTCGGCCGGCCAGCGGCTGCCGCGCGACCGCCGGACCTGGGGCCACCTCGGGGTGGCCGCCCTGTTCTGCAACACCCTGCCGTTCTTCCTGTTCAGCGTCGGCGAGCAGACCGTCGACTCCGGGGTGGCCGGCGTGCTCAACGCCACCACGCCGCTCTGGTCCCTGCTGATCGGCCTCGCCCTCGGTACGGACCGCGGCCTGCGCCCGCTGCGCCTGACCGGCCTCCTGCTCGGCTTCGCCGGCACGTTGCTCATCTTCGCCCCCTGGCAACAGAGCGGACTGACCAGTTGGGGCGCCCTGGCGCTGCTCGCCGCGGCCGCCAGCTACGCCATCGCCTTCGCCTACATGGCCCGCCATCTCACCGGGCCGGGAAGCGCCCGGTTCGCCCTCTCCGCAGCCCAGTTGCTCGCCGCGACCGGGCTGACCACGCTCGCCCTCCCGGTGGCCCCGGCGCCGGTCGACCCCACCGCGGTCGCGGTGCTCGCCGTCGTCGTGTTGGGCGTCTTCGGCACCGGCGTCACGTTCTACCTGAACTACCTGCTCATCGCCGACGAGGGCCCGACGAGCGCCGCCACGGTCGGCTACCTGCTGCCGGTGGTCTCGGTGACCCTGGGCGCGATCGTCCTGGGCGAGTCGTTGGACGCCCGGGTCATCGCGGGCATGGCCGTGGTCCTCGTCGGCGTCGGCCTGACCCGCGGCCGGCCGCACCGCCCGGACCCGACCACCACCGCCGACACCGCCACCGCCACCGCCACTGCCGCCCGGCGGACGCACGGCGGCGCCCACTCCAGCACCGAATGA
- a CDS encoding glycoside hydrolase family 3 protein codes for MRAQEIADSPEPQAKADEAHRRSIVLMRNDRKTLPLADADVATTRLYVEVVTGNNADVQTEALKDVISETDPSVRVVDNLEDATAALVWVRPSTYEISDTEGVSVELDEKTGVDVARVKLIEATVPTILAINMVNPWVINEIEPAAAAVVATFNVKAEALVDVLRGRSPSSPVLVMGAAVLSVLAVLVTRRPATRPLPTCPPSRARTSRWRRSERSHPDEPWSADHGPSALALSVVSTDRHPSSTPVRTGRGGVGAVRVHRRRPRRQPRRAGTPHRPRQRHPAPRRR; via the coding sequence GTGCGGGCCCAGGAGATCGCCGACTCTCCCGAACCGCAGGCGAAGGCCGACGAGGCACACCGCCGGTCCATCGTGCTCATGCGCAACGACCGGAAGACGCTGCCGCTGGCCGATGCCGACGTCGCCACGACCCGGCTGTACGTCGAGGTTGTCACCGGGAACAACGCCGACGTGCAGACCGAGGCGCTGAAGGACGTCATCAGCGAGACTGACCCGTCCGTACGGGTCGTGGACAATCTCGAGGATGCCACGGCGGCCCTGGTGTGGGTGCGGCCGAGCACCTACGAGATCTCCGACACCGAGGGCGTCTCGGTGGAACTCGACGAGAAGACGGGCGTGGACGTGGCGCGGGTCAAGTTGATCGAAGCCACGGTCCCGACGATCCTCGCGATCAACATGGTCAACCCGTGGGTGATCAACGAGATCGAGCCGGCTGCCGCGGCGGTCGTGGCCACGTTCAACGTCAAGGCCGAGGCTCTGGTGGACGTGCTCCGCGGCCGTAGTCCTTCGTCACCCGTCCTGGTGATGGGCGCTGCGGTGCTCAGCGTGCTCGCGGTGCTCGTGACGAGGAGACCCGCGACCAGACCCTTGCCGACGTGTCCCCCGAGCCGCGCTCGGACGAGCCGCTGGCGAAGGTCTGAACGTTCCCATCCCGACGAGCCGTGGTCTGCCGACCACGGCCCGTCGGCGTTAGCTCTGTCCGTCGTGAGCACCGATCGGCATCCCTCGTCGACACCCGTCCGTACTGGGCGAGGCGGTGTCGGTGCTGTTCGCGTTCACCGCCGAAGACCACGGCGTCAGCCTCGCCGAGCTGGCACGCCGCACCGGCCTCGCCAAAGGCACCCTGCACCGCGTCGTAGGTGA
- a CDS encoding helix-turn-helix domain-containing protein, protein MLFAFTAEDHGVSLAELARRTGLAKGTLHRVVGDLVDARLLDRTDQGYRLSSQVFQLGMRASVERGPLEVATPFMEDLYERTHAALPGDQPTGAASFRCRRARHPE, encoded by the coding sequence GTGCTGTTCGCGTTCACCGCCGAAGACCACGGCGTCAGCCTCGCCGAGCTGGCACGCCGCACCGGCCTCGCCAAAGGCACCCTGCACCGCGTCGTAGGTGACCTCGTCGATGCGCGCCTGCTGGACCGGACCGACCAGGGCTACCGCCTGAGCAGCCAGGTGTTCCAGCTGGGCATGCGCGCCTCGGTCGAACGGGGCCCGCTCGAGGTGGCGACGCCATTCATGGAAGACCTCTACGAACGCACCCACGCCGCCCTGCCGGGCGACCAGCCTACGGGCGCCGCGTCGTTCCGGTGTCGTCGGGCTCGCCACCCGGAGTGA
- a CDS encoding PIG-L deacetylase family protein: MDELLPALPEDWERCLAVAAHPDDIEYGAASAIARWTAQGKQVTYLLATRGEAGIDAMHPDQAAPLREEEQRAGAREVGVDVVEFLDHRDGVVEYGSDLRRDIVRAIRRHRPDVIVSGAFTVRMVGGMTNQADHRAVGLATLDAARDAGNRWIFPELVDEGLPPWGGVRYVCFAGAERPTHGVDVTGEPLQRGIASLAAHAE; the protein is encoded by the coding sequence GTGGATGAGCTTCTACCGGCACTGCCGGAGGACTGGGAGCGCTGCCTTGCGGTGGCCGCACACCCTGACGACATCGAGTACGGCGCGGCCTCGGCGATCGCCCGCTGGACCGCACAGGGCAAACAGGTTACCTACCTGCTGGCCACCCGGGGCGAGGCAGGAATCGACGCCATGCACCCGGACCAGGCCGCGCCGTTGCGCGAGGAGGAGCAGCGCGCCGGGGCCCGGGAGGTCGGCGTGGACGTCGTGGAGTTCCTCGACCACCGCGACGGGGTCGTCGAGTACGGTTCAGACCTGCGCCGCGACATCGTGCGGGCGATCCGCCGGCACCGGCCCGACGTCATCGTCTCGGGCGCCTTCACCGTCCGCATGGTGGGCGGCATGACCAACCAGGCCGACCACCGGGCGGTGGGGCTGGCTACGCTGGACGCCGCCCGCGACGCGGGCAACCGGTGGATCTTCCCAGAACTGGTGGACGAGGGGCTACCACCCTGGGGCGGCGTGCGCTACGTCTGCTTCGCCGGCGCCGAGCGCCCCACGCACGGCGTGGACGTCACCGGCGAGCCGTTGCAGCGCGGTATCGCCTCGCTAGCCGCTCACGCTGAGTAG
- a CDS encoding CPBP family intramembrane glutamic endopeptidase — protein MPALLPMLFIGPIEELGWRGVALPLLQRRFSPLWAGLLLGLVVAVWHTPSFLLSGTKQSAWAFWPFFFGVVAIGVVLTPMFNAARGSLLVSFLFHAQMNNPVWPDAQPWDMWLFVATAVVVAVVNRKALLDRGAAVTAILTPGGEPDDTGTTRRP, from the coding sequence CTGCCGGCCCTGCTGCCGATGCTCTTCATCGGCCCCATCGAGGAGCTTGGCTGGCGGGGCGTGGCGCTGCCGCTGCTCCAGCGGCGGTTCTCGCCGCTGTGGGCCGGGCTTCTGCTCGGCCTGGTGGTGGCGGTCTGGCACACGCCGTCGTTCCTGCTGAGTGGGACAAAGCAGTCCGCGTGGGCGTTCTGGCCGTTCTTCTTCGGCGTCGTGGCGATCGGTGTCGTCCTCACGCCGATGTTCAACGCCGCACGGGGAAGCCTGCTGGTGTCGTTCCTGTTCCACGCGCAGATGAACAACCCGGTCTGGCCCGATGCCCAACCGTGGGACATGTGGCTGTTCGTCGCGACGGCGGTCGTGGTGGCCGTGGTGAACCGCAAGGCCCTGCTCGATCGCGGCGCGGCGGTGACCGCAATCCTCACTCCGGGTGGCGAGCCCGACGACACCGGAACGACGCGGCGCCCGTAG
- a CDS encoding ABC transporter ATP-binding protein — MDALLAIRARGITKSFGDVVALDGIDLDVTQGQIHGLVGPNGAGKTTLLGLLLGLAVADSGHLEILGTPIARALAAPDGVAGFVDGPGLYPSLTARQNLAALAALRGHGARTTGIDDVLDQVGLTDVADDRASGFSLGMRQRLGLAAALFTKPRLLVLDEPSNGLDPAGKRHVHSVLTRLATDGTSVVLSSHRMDDLEALCSEVTILATGRVVFSGSLSKLAAEDRELDYRLRTSDPQATRRLAADTAGIHVDDDAGARHDTEVLVVRALVPALDELVVRLVHAGIAVRELAPVMSPLEAAFLALTEQQEAIR, encoded by the coding sequence ATGGACGCACTCCTCGCAATCCGGGCTCGCGGGATCACCAAGTCTTTCGGCGACGTCGTCGCACTCGACGGCATCGATCTGGATGTGACCCAAGGGCAGATCCACGGGTTGGTCGGGCCAAACGGCGCCGGCAAGACGACATTGCTCGGCCTCCTGCTGGGCCTGGCCGTCGCCGACAGCGGCCACCTCGAGATATTGGGTACGCCGATCGCGCGGGCGCTCGCCGCTCCCGACGGAGTCGCCGGCTTCGTTGACGGTCCCGGCCTCTACCCCTCGCTCACCGCCAGGCAGAACCTCGCCGCCCTGGCCGCTCTCCGCGGCCACGGCGCGCGGACAACGGGGATCGACGACGTGCTCGACCAGGTCGGGCTCACCGACGTCGCCGACGACCGGGCTAGCGGCTTCTCCCTCGGCATGCGTCAGCGGCTCGGGCTCGCCGCCGCCCTCTTCACCAAGCCCCGGCTGCTCGTGCTCGACGAACCTTCCAACGGCCTCGACCCGGCCGGCAAAAGACACGTACACAGTGTCCTCACCCGGCTCGCGACCGACGGAACCAGCGTCGTGCTCTCAAGCCACCGCATGGACGACCTCGAGGCACTGTGCTCCGAGGTCACCATCCTCGCCACCGGACGGGTCGTCTTCTCCGGCTCACTGAGCAAGCTGGCCGCCGAGGACCGTGAACTCGACTACCGGCTACGGACCTCCGACCCTCAGGCCACCCGCCGGCTGGCTGCCGACACGGCCGGCATCCACGTCGACGACGACGCCGGGGCACGGCACGACACCGAGGTGCTCGTCGTGCGCGCGCTGGTGCCCGCCCTCGACGAACTGGTGGTGCGGCTCGTGCACGCGGGCATCGCGGTGCGCGAGCTCGCACCCGTGATGTCGCCGCTCGAGGCTGCGTTCCTCGCCCTAACCGAGCAGCAGGAGGCCATCCGATGA
- a CDS encoding ABC transporter permease, translated as MTAAIANTHAAGTRRVSVARGYRFELVKLVSQWRIRLLVLACWIAPALFVAAVSQQSSLPVDTLFGRWMHATGWAGPLVMLGFAGTWALPLLTSVVAGDVFASEDRLGTWRHLLVTVRSPRRIFAAKALSSLTVILLLVAGLACSSAAGGVVAVGNQPLVGLDGHLLTPADAAGKVLLAWVCVIAPTLALAAIGLLGSVALGRSPMGLLLPALVALAMQLAQMLPLPVAVRLALPGYAFISWNGLFTSPAQLGPLLIGIVVSLVWAGTATALAYLLFLRRDFTNLTYDGSGRRAVTAGVLPLVGLVAVTVAVVAAATPATGSGIEQDRVQRSVATAFAHLYRMQTRQLNRPDVTEAQLKATAACNKGGGKLAAQGPGNDWRCVISWHLPDVEAAGTAIYQLDVTADGRFVADGDGPKEVNGYFLVRTPTGDAPNPLWQFDGNVELLPTTKG; from the coding sequence ATGACCGCGGCCATCGCCAACACCCACGCTGCCGGTACCCGCCGCGTCTCGGTGGCGCGCGGCTACCGCTTCGAGCTGGTCAAGCTGGTCTCGCAATGGCGGATCCGCTTGCTGGTCCTCGCCTGCTGGATCGCGCCGGCGCTCTTCGTCGCCGCCGTGAGCCAGCAGAGCTCGCTGCCCGTCGACACCCTCTTCGGTCGCTGGATGCACGCCACGGGGTGGGCCGGACCGCTCGTGATGCTCGGTTTCGCGGGCACCTGGGCCCTCCCGCTGCTGACCTCGGTGGTCGCTGGCGACGTGTTCGCCTCCGAGGACCGGCTCGGCACCTGGCGCCACCTGCTCGTGACGGTCCGGTCGCCTCGCCGGATCTTCGCCGCGAAGGCATTGTCCAGCCTCACCGTCATCCTGCTGCTCGTGGCCGGGCTGGCCTGTTCCAGCGCGGCCGGCGGGGTCGTGGCGGTCGGCAACCAGCCGCTGGTCGGCCTCGACGGCCACCTGCTGACGCCGGCGGACGCCGCCGGGAAGGTCCTGCTCGCCTGGGTCTGCGTAATCGCCCCGACCCTGGCCCTCGCCGCGATCGGACTACTCGGGTCCGTCGCGCTGGGGCGGTCCCCGATGGGACTGCTGCTGCCCGCGCTCGTCGCGCTCGCGATGCAGCTCGCCCAGATGCTGCCGCTCCCCGTCGCCGTACGCCTCGCCCTGCCCGGCTACGCCTTCATCTCCTGGAACGGTCTGTTCACCAGCCCGGCACAGCTCGGCCCGCTCCTGATCGGCATCGTGGTCAGCCTGGTGTGGGCCGGGACCGCGACAGCGCTGGCTTACCTGCTTTTCCTGCGGCGCGACTTCACCAACCTGACCTACGACGGCTCAGGGCGCCGCGCGGTCACTGCCGGAGTCCTGCCGCTCGTCGGGCTGGTCGCCGTGACGGTCGCGGTCGTCGCCGCGGCGACCCCGGCCACGGGCTCCGGGATCGAGCAGGACAGGGTGCAGCGCTCGGTCGCCACGGCATTCGCCCACCTCTACCGCATGCAGACCAGGCAGCTCAACCGCCCCGACGTCACCGAAGCGCAGCTGAAGGCCACGGCGGCGTGCAACAAGGGCGGCGGCAAGCTCGCCGCCCAGGGGCCGGGCAACGACTGGCGTTGCGTCATCTCCTGGCATCTCCCCGACGTCGAGGCCGCAGGGACGGCCATCTACCAGCTCGACGTCACCGCAGACGGGCGGTTCGTGGCCGATGGCGACGGACCGAAGGAAGTGAACGGCTACTTCCTGGTGCGGACCCCGACCGGGGACGCACCGAACCCGCTCTGGCAGTTCGACGGCAACGTCGAACTGCTCCCCACCACGAAGGGATAG
- a CDS encoding class I SAM-dependent methyltransferase: protein MRVELRFMPASWLSRGFAVSERNVEVDGDEPDGNDYDELYRDTADSGGPPWDIGGPQPALAEVLDDGVKGPKVLDVGCGTGDLAIALARRGYEVTAIDISRVAIDMARAKAAGEGLTVHFEVQDATDLSLPSAPFDSVFDSGLLHSLSRRGGGEVDDYLALLPGLAAPGATVFVLAVSLEAGHGWGVTEELLRAGFPEPEWVDTEVEEIDVAAETGGRELVLLGFLLRTVRAFDT, encoded by the coding sequence GTGCGGGTCGAGCTCAGGTTCATGCCGGCGAGCTGGCTGTCCAGGGGGTTTGCGGTGAGCGAACGCAACGTCGAGGTCGACGGCGACGAGCCCGATGGCAACGACTACGACGAGCTCTACCGCGACACTGCCGACTCGGGCGGGCCGCCCTGGGACATCGGCGGTCCACAGCCGGCACTCGCGGAGGTGCTCGACGACGGGGTGAAGGGCCCGAAGGTGCTCGACGTCGGCTGCGGCACAGGTGATCTCGCGATCGCCCTCGCCCGCCGCGGCTACGAGGTAACGGCGATCGACATCTCGCGCGTGGCGATCGACATGGCCCGCGCCAAAGCCGCCGGCGAGGGCCTGACGGTGCACTTCGAGGTCCAGGATGCCACGGACCTGTCGTTGCCGTCGGCGCCGTTCGACTCGGTGTTCGACTCCGGTCTGCTGCACAGCCTCAGCCGCCGCGGCGGTGGCGAGGTGGACGATTACCTCGCGCTACTGCCGGGCCTCGCCGCGCCGGGCGCGACCGTCTTCGTACTGGCGGTGTCGCTGGAGGCGGGCCATGGCTGGGGCGTGACCGAGGAGTTGCTGCGGGCGGGGTTCCCCGAGCCGGAGTGGGTCGACACGGAGGTCGAGGAGATCGACGTGGCCGCGGAGACGGGCGGCCGGGAGCTCGTTCTGCTCGGCTTCCTGCTCCGCACGGTCCGAGCCTTCGACACCTAG